Proteins from one Anopheles nili chromosome 2, idAnoNiliSN_F5_01, whole genome shotgun sequence genomic window:
- the LOC128730519 gene encoding protein TIS11: protein MSTAIMHSTSLYDFGEYPRKNQTNSSRGNTQVIVGSGGVGSNVTSANGAGNASSSSNSSHMLLSQGFSVAAALAATSGNNNLLNAQQSVNANHHAQQQQQQQSQSSQQLLHQYPYGGLHKQTGQHKQQQQQQQHHANNGGAHHALHRTASQPSARFVVENILEILSLNKVMDNAAMAGITTASGSNSASNSSSANSINNNNNTNNNNSGNNHTSNTSSSSGHRKLERTQSEPLPQQVNTSRYKTELCRPYEEAGECKYGDKCQFAHGMQELRNLQRHPKYKTELCRTFHSVGFCPYGPRCHFVHNAEEARNHNRNVAAYHARLAAAAAGNASQSSQSAAKNNGPSALNSNSQQQHHAHHGQQQQHVASGLNSVSVAQLQTAAALLQQTSIAAAHHQQQHHLHQRQQHHHHQVPLSPALSMSTGSDRASPIGSLSLSPTTSMANFFPDASSPTFQQTALHQAFNFQNSPPASPVDGLSPMATPPPSSPSLCAMKLGGSMVLGGVHGGGNTNAGTGLEERLPVFNLLSCMDPFVNPAL, encoded by the exons AATCAAACTAATTCTTCCCGAGGCAACACACAGGTGATTGTGGGCAGTGGCGGTGTTGGTAGCAACGTAACCAGCGCCAACGGAGCCGGAAAcgcttccagcagcagcaacagcagtcaCATGCTGCTGTCGCAAGGCTTCAGCGTGGCCGCAGCGTTGGCTGCTACCAGCGGCAACAACAATCTGCTGAATGCGCAGCAATCGGTTAACGCTAACCATCatgcccagcagcagcaacagcagcagtcccAGTCGtcgcagcagctgctgcatcAGTACCCATACGGGGGACTGCACAAGCAAACGGGACAGcataagcagcagcagcaacagcagcagcatcatgcAAACAATGGAGGAGCACATCATGCGCTGCATCGCACCGCATCGCAACCGTCCGCTcggtttgtggtggaaaacattCTGGAGATACTGAGCTTGAACAAGGTAATGGATAATGCGGCAATGGCCGGCATTACCACTGCCAGTGGCTCCAACAgcgccagcaacagcagcagcgccaATTCGatcaacaataacaacaacaccaacaacaacaacagtggCAACAATCACACGAGCAAcacttcctcctcctccggTCACCGGAAGTTGGAACGAACGCAGTCCGAACCGCTACCACAGCAAGTAAATACCTCGAG ATACAAAACCGAGCTCTGCCGACCATACGAGGAGGCAGGAGAGTGCAAGTACGGTGATAAGTGCCAGTTTGCGCACGGCATGCAGGAGCTGCGCAATCTGCAACGCCATCCGAAGTACAAGACCGAGCTATGCCGCACATTCCACAGCGTGGGCTTCTGCCCGTACGGGCCACGGTGCCACTTCGTGCACAATGCTGAGGAAGCACGCAACCACAACCGCAATGTGGCTGCGTACCATGCTCGTCTTGCTGCTGCCGCAGCCGGTAACGCGTCCCAGTCATCCCAGAGTGCGGCGAAGAACAACGGACCCAGTGCCTTGAACAGTAAtagtcagcagcagcatcatgcCCACCatggtcagcagcagcaacatgtTGCTAGTGGGCTGAACTCCGTCTCGGTGGCGCAGTTACAGACGGCTGCAGCTCTGCTGCAGCAAACCTCGATTGCTGCTGcacatcatcaacagcagcatcatcttcatcaacgtcagcagcaccatcaccatcaggtGCCGCTCAGCCCGGCCTTGTCGATGTCGACTGGTTCCGATCGAGCTTCACCGATCGGTTCGCTGTCGCTCAGCCCGACGACTTCGATGGCCAACTTCTTCCCGGATGCTAGCAGCCCCACATTCCAGCAGACCGCTCTCCACCAGGCGTTCAACTTCCAGAACAGCCCTCCGGCCAGCCCGGTTGATGGGTTGTCTCCGATGGCCACTCCGCCACCATCATCGCCGTCATTGTGCGCCATGAAGCTGGGTGGCTCGATGGTGCTCGGTGGTGTGCATGGTGGAGGTAACACCAACGCAGGTACGGGCTTGGAAGAGCGACTCCCGGTGTTCAATCTGCTCAGCTGTATGGATCCCTTCGTCAATCCCGCTCTGTAA